A genomic stretch from Onychostoma macrolepis isolate SWU-2019 chromosome 02, ASM1243209v1, whole genome shotgun sequence includes:
- the sf3a2 gene encoding splicing factor 3A subunit 2 produces MDFQHRAGGKTGSGGVASSSESNRDRRERLRQLALETIDINKDPYFMKNHLGSYECKLCLTLHNNEGSYLAHTQGKKHQTNLARRAAKEAKEAPAQPAPEKVKVEVKKFVKIGRPGYKVTKQRDPETGQQSLLFQVDYPEIAESIGPRHRFMSAYEQRIEPPDRRWQYLLFAAEPYETIAFKVPSREIDKAETRFWTHWNRETKQFFLQFHFKVEKALLAPPGQAVSVGVKRPPSLITGLGPRPHSDSMPPPPPGGIHGMPPGAPMMPHMHPQMPPPGALPPHLRPPLPMDG; encoded by the exons ATGGATTTCCAGCACAGAGCCGGAGGGAAGACGGGCAGCGGTGGCGTCGCCTCCTCGTCCGAAAGCAACCGAGACCGGCGTGAGCGACTGCGGCAGCTGGCCTTGGAGACCATAGACATCAACAAAGATCCGTACTTCATGAAAAACCACTTGGGCTCTTATGAGTGTAAACTGTGTCTCACACTGCACAATAATGAG GGAAGTTACCTCGCTCACACGCAGGGCAAAAAGCATCAGACTAACTT agcaAGACGAGCTGCAAAAGAAGCGAAGGAAGCGCCGGCTCAACCCGCTCCAGAGAAAGTCAAGGTTGAGGTGAAGAAGTTTGTCAAGATTGGCAGACCGGGTTATAAAG TAACAAAACAAAGGGATCCAGAGACCGGACAGCAGAGTCTGCTCTTCCAG gttGATTACCCAGAGATAGCTGAAAGTATCGGGCCGAGGCATCGCTTCATGTCAGCGTATGAGCAGAGAATCGAACCTCCGGACCGTCGCTGGCAGTATCTGCTGTTCGCAGCCGAGCCGTATGAAACCATCGCGTTCAAG GTCCCCAGTCGAGAGATCGACAAAGCAGAGACTCGTTTTTGGACACACTGGAATCGAGAAACGAAGCAG TTTTTTCTGCAGTTTCACTTTAAGGTGGAGAAAGCTCTGCTTGCTCCACCGGGTCAGGCGGTGTCGGTCGGTGTGAAGCGTCCGCCTTCACTGATCACTGGACTCGGTCCACGTCCGCACAGTGACTCCATGCCTCCGCCGCCGCCGGGAGGAATACATGGGATGCCCCCCGGAGCCCCCATGATGCCACACATGCACCCGCAAATGCCTCCTCCAGGTGCCCTGCCTCCTCACCTGAGGCCGCCGCTCCCCATGGACGGGTAG
- the plekhj1 gene encoding pleckstrin homology domain-containing family J member 1, which translates to MRFNEKELVFLSRQPSERAAELGMRGPKKGDVVKRRVVKLIVNFLFYFRTDEDEPIGALLLEQCRVEREDQHAFSIVFLDEAERKYLFECDSQEQCVEWIDAIVKASYEFMRKNLVYYRTEIHRLTGKDPLEQYGISDETRFQVNSGLPPLPPPPT; encoded by the exons ATGCGATTCAACGAGAAAGAGCTGGTGTTCCTGAGCCGCCAGCCGTCGGAGAGAGCGGCCGAGCTGGGCATGAGAGGCCCGAAGAAAGGAGACG TTGTGAAGAGGCGTGTCGTGAAACTGATCGTTAATTTCCTGTTTTACTTTCGGACCGATGAGGACGAG CCCATCGGCGCTCTGCTGCTGGAACAGTGTCGCGTGGAGAGAGAAGACCAGCATGCTTTCTCCATCG TGTTTCTGGACGAAGCCGAGAGGAAGTATTTGTTCGAATGCGATTCTCAGGAACAGTGTGTCGAGTGGATCGATGCCATCGTTAAAGCCAG TTATGAATTCATGCGCAAGAACCTGGTCTACTATCGCACGGAAATCCATCGACTGACCGGCAAG GACCCGCTGGAGCAGTATGGGATATCAGACGAAACACGCTTTCAGGTCAACAGTGGTCTTCCTCCGCTGCCTCCGCCAcccacataa
- the LOC131528805 gene encoding uncharacterized protein LOC131528805, translating into MDESTFETFEEELGKPLQEVPPQKPVRQMRTGGRAEMYAQRRVREEAPIVQQVPKMIPREHPVSSANLCFITCPAASLRKALSIQNLTQIETPWEGVTLNRCLIAAITILLLSSCLQRIHEAVRGRKDVSEELIALNERHTLIKRGKITPHEPDTSLWETFFWWIDDDDEGKSKRATRGRDSRGLRHRALPDLRLLKKRETKFTERRRRGRHEVDEIKEKLTKEKEMKVKKKVKEVEEEEEDIQKMKKPKKPAKESKQIPMKKENQ; encoded by the exons ATGGATGAAAGCACCTTTGAGACATTTGAGGAAGAGCTTGGTAAACCACTGCAAGAAGTTCCTCCTCAGAAACCTGTCAGGCAAATGCGAACAGGAGGCAGAGCAG AGATGTATGCTCAGAGGAGGGTGCGAGAG GAAGCTCCAATCGTCCAGCAGGTCCCAAAGATGATTCCACGGGAACATCCGGTGTCCAGCGCCA ACCTGTGTTTTATCACCTGTCCAGCAGCGTCGTTACGCAAAGCTCTGTCCATCCAGAATCTGACGCAGATCGAGACGCCGTGGGAAGGTGTGACGCTAAACAGGTGTCTGATCGCAGCCATAACCATCCTGCTGCTGAGCTCCTGTTTACAAAGAATACACG AAGCCGTCAGAGGCCGCAAAGACGTCAGTGAAGAGCTCATAGCACTAAACGAGAGACATACTCTGATTAAAAGAGGGAAAATAACACCACATGAG CCAGACACTTCCTTATGGGAAACATTTTTCTGGTGGATTGATGATGACGACGAAGGAAAATCCAAGAGAGCGACTCGCGGGAGAGATTCTAGGGGCCTCAGACACCGGGCCCTTCCGGACCTCAGGCTCCTGAAGAAAAGAGAGACAAAATTCACTGAGCGCAGAAGAAGAGGAAGACACGAAGTAGATGAGATTAAAGAGAAACTgacaaaagagaaagagatgaaAGTCAAGAAGAAGGTCAAGGAAgtggaagaagaggaggaggacaTACAGAAGATGAAGAAACCCAAGAAACCAGCGAAAGAGAGCAAGCAAATACCTATGAAGAAAGAGAATCAGTGA